The proteins below come from a single Ochotona princeps isolate mOchPri1 chromosome 13, mOchPri1.hap1, whole genome shotgun sequence genomic window:
- the AVPI1 gene encoding arginine vasopressin-induced protein 1 isoform X2, whose protein sequence is MGTPASVVSEPPPWKPPTEVRDRKQASANIFQDAELLQIQGLFQRSGDQLAKERAQIIWECAGEHRVAEALRRLRRKKPPRQKLLGHSLHPCSRLRIPEPRSPLANPQSHTTETASGEQQPIVRRTSARIRQNWAKPGPTGYLHQIRH, encoded by the exons ATGGGCACCCCAGCCTCTGTGGTCAGCGAGCCGCCCCCGTGGAAGCCCCCAACAGAAGTGCGGGACCGCAAGCAGGCCTCGGCCAACATCTTCCAGGATGCGGAGCTGCTGCAGATCCAGGGCCTGTTTCAGCGCAGCGGGGACCAGCTGGCCAAGGAGCGTGCCCAGATTATCTGGGAGTGCGCTGGGGAGCACCGGGTGGCAGAGGCCCTGAGGCGGCTGCGCAGAAAGAAGCCTCCTAGGCAGAAACTGCTGGGCCACTcgctgcacccctgcagcaggcTCCG GATCCCAGAACCCCGCTCTCCACTGGCCAACCCACAGAGCCATACCACAGAGACGGCCTCCGGTGAGCAGCAGCCGATCGTCCGGAGGACAAGTGCTAGGATccgccagaactgggccaagccCGGCCCCACAGGCTACCTCCACCAGATCAGGCACTGA
- the MARVELD1 gene encoding MARVEL domain-containing protein 1, whose amino-acid sequence MLPPPPRQPPPQARSGRGAVQLQRPFLRGPLGVLRLLQLVAGAAFWVTIATSKYQGPVHFALFVSVLFWLLTLGLYFLTLLGKHELVPVLGSRWLVVNVVHDLLAAALYGAATGIMIDQTQRHSYCNLKDYPLPCAYHAFLAAAVCGGLCLGLYLLSAFYGCCRRYQGKLEVA is encoded by the coding sequence ATGCTGCCACCGCCCCCGCGCCAGCCGCCGCCCCAGGCGCGCTCGGGCCGCGGCGCGGTGCAGCTGCAGCGGCCCTTCCTGCGCGGCCCACTGGGCGTGCTACGACTGCTGCAGCTGGTGGCCGGCGCCGCCTTCTGGGTCACCATCGCCACCAGCAAGTACCAGGGTCCCGTGCACTTTGCGCTCTTCGTGTCCGTGTTATTCTGGCTGCTGACCCTCGGCCTCTACTTCCTCACGCTGCTGGGCAAGCACGAGCTGGTGCCCGTGTTGGGCTCGCGTTGGCTCGTGGTCAACGTGGTGCACGACCTGCTGGCAGCCGCCCTCTACGGCGCCGCCACGGGCATCATGATCGACCAGACGCAACGCCACAGCTATTGCAACCTCAAGGATTACCCGCTGCCCTGTGCCTACCATGCCTTTCTGGCAGCTGCCGTCTGCGGTGGCCTCTGCCTCGGCCTCTACCTGCTCTCGGCGTTCTACGGCTGCTGCCGTCGCTACCAGGGCAAGCTGGAGGTGGCGTGA
- the AVPI1 gene encoding arginine vasopressin-induced protein 1 isoform X1, with product MQVSEPRAPSMGTPASVVSEPPPWKPPTEVRDRKQASANIFQDAELLQIQGLFQRSGDQLAKERAQIIWECAGEHRVAEALRRLRRKKPPRQKLLGHSLHPCSRLRIPEPRSPLANPQSHTTETASGEQQPIVRRTSARIRQNWAKPGPTGYLHQIRH from the exons ATGCAAGTGTCTGAACCAAG AGCACCCAGCATGGGCACCCCAGCCTCTGTGGTCAGCGAGCCGCCCCCGTGGAAGCCCCCAACAGAAGTGCGGGACCGCAAGCAGGCCTCGGCCAACATCTTCCAGGATGCGGAGCTGCTGCAGATCCAGGGCCTGTTTCAGCGCAGCGGGGACCAGCTGGCCAAGGAGCGTGCCCAGATTATCTGGGAGTGCGCTGGGGAGCACCGGGTGGCAGAGGCCCTGAGGCGGCTGCGCAGAAAGAAGCCTCCTAGGCAGAAACTGCTGGGCCACTcgctgcacccctgcagcaggcTCCG GATCCCAGAACCCCGCTCTCCACTGGCCAACCCACAGAGCCATACCACAGAGACGGCCTCCGGTGAGCAGCAGCCGATCGTCCGGAGGACAAGTGCTAGGATccgccagaactgggccaagccCGGCCCCACAGGCTACCTCCACCAGATCAGGCACTGA